In one Thermococcus sp. 2319x1 genomic region, the following are encoded:
- a CDS encoding ABC transporter ATP-binding protein, which translates to MKRILDVRNLKIYYKTPVGYVKAVDGVSFDVREGEVFGIAGESGCGKSTLVHSFILRKPPMTHMGGDAIFKGKDLMKLSKEEERKIKYNELSIVPQYAMNALNPTKKIKDIVWDLAREHGETNGGEVEKLLRERLRMVKLSEKVADMYPVELSGGMRQRATMVVSTLLNPDLLIADEITSALDVTTQRVVLELLHYFMKEEIVKSIIFVTHDLALLDKIADRVMVLYAGKVVEIGPTEEVINSPAHPYTSMLIEALPKIGVHYKQTKLKGIPGYPISLLNPPEGCRFYPRCPYAMEHCPRVEPKVVSVEDDHLVACHLYGGDEE; encoded by the coding sequence ATGAAGAGAATTCTCGATGTGAGAAACCTTAAAATCTACTACAAGACTCCTGTGGGTTATGTTAAGGCTGTTGATGGTGTGTCCTTTGACGTTAGGGAGGGTGAGGTTTTCGGGATAGCGGGGGAGAGTGGGTGTGGTAAATCCACTCTCGTTCACTCCTTCATACTTCGCAAGCCTCCGATGACTCACATGGGTGGAGACGCAATATTCAAGGGAAAGGATCTCATGAAGCTCAGCAAAGAGGAAGAGCGCAAGATAAAGTACAATGAGCTTTCAATAGTTCCCCAGTATGCTATGAACGCCCTAAACCCTACCAAAAAAATCAAGGATATTGTTTGGGATTTGGCGAGGGAGCATGGGGAAACGAACGGGGGGGAGGTTGAGAAACTCCTCAGGGAGAGGCTTAGGATGGTTAAACTCAGTGAGAAAGTCGCTGACATGTACCCGGTGGAGCTAAGTGGTGGGATGAGGCAGAGGGCAACGATGGTTGTTTCAACGCTATTGAACCCGGACTTGCTCATTGCTGACGAGATTACTTCAGCGCTTGACGTTACAACGCAAAGGGTTGTTCTCGAGCTCCTCCATTACTTCATGAAGGAAGAAATCGTTAAGTCCATAATCTTCGTGACTCATGATCTGGCTCTCCTTGACAAGATAGCGGATAGGGTTATGGTTCTCTACGCGGGTAAGGTGGTTGAGATTGGTCCGACTGAGGAGGTCATTAATTCTCCAGCGCACCCGTACACTTCAATGCTCATCGAAGCCCTTCCAAAGATTGGTGTGCACTACAAGCAGACTAAGCTGAAGGGTATTCCCGGCTATCCTATAAGCCTTCTCAACCCGCCTGAAGGCTGTAGGTTTTACCCGCGGTGTCCTTACGCGATGGAGCACTGTCCGAGGGTTGAGCCGAAGGTGGTCAGTGTGGAGGATGATCATTTGGTTGCTTGTCATCTTTACGGGGGTGATGAGGAATGA
- a CDS encoding ABC transporter permease → MKGNTLRIALKNNKFKIGVVIVGFFIIFALIGPMFSKFDPLGYYVIKIGDRSVTKASIANLPPGEMGEIFTPQGVVRVKHYLGTDSFGRDLYSQLVHGLRSSLFVGLVGGNLATLIGLVIGFVAGYKGGWVDEILMMLTNILLVIPTLALLIIIAAYVTYRGILIEGIIIGLTAWPWTARAVRAQTLSLKNREFVALAKIAGMRDLAIIFGEIMPNMVSYVFMVFILQFGGAILAAVGLDFIGLGPTRGISLGIILQNAVLWNAIQLGYWWWAIPPGLVIALLITGLYFINTGLDEVFNPRLRRGGE, encoded by the coding sequence ATGAAGGGGAACACTCTGCGGATCGCACTAAAAAACAACAAGTTCAAGATAGGGGTTGTCATAGTGGGCTTCTTCATTATTTTTGCTCTGATAGGCCCCATGTTCTCTAAATTTGACCCACTCGGCTATTACGTTATTAAAATCGGGGATAGGTCGGTAACCAAAGCTTCAATCGCCAACCTTCCGCCCGGGGAGATGGGGGAGATATTCACCCCTCAAGGGGTCGTTAGGGTCAAGCACTACCTTGGGACTGACAGCTTTGGAAGGGACCTTTACAGCCAGCTCGTCCACGGTCTGAGGAGCTCACTGTTCGTGGGTCTCGTCGGAGGCAACCTTGCCACGCTAATTGGCCTTGTCATCGGCTTCGTGGCAGGCTACAAGGGCGGCTGGGTGGACGAGATACTCATGATGTTGACCAACATACTGCTCGTCATCCCGACCCTAGCCCTGCTTATCATCATAGCAGCTTACGTGACCTACAGGGGCATCCTGATAGAGGGCATAATCATCGGCCTGACAGCCTGGCCTTGGACCGCAAGAGCCGTGAGAGCACAGACCCTCTCACTGAAGAACAGGGAGTTCGTGGCGCTGGCCAAGATAGCGGGTATGAGGGACCTGGCCATAATCTTCGGGGAGATAATGCCCAACATGGTCTCCTACGTCTTCATGGTCTTCATCCTCCAGTTCGGTGGTGCAATACTGGCAGCTGTTGGCCTCGACTTCATAGGTCTCGGTCCCACGAGGGGAATATCCCTCGGAATCATCCTTCAGAATGCAGTGCTGTGGAACGCAATACAGCTTGGCTATTGGTGGTGGGCAATACCGCCTGGACTCGTCATAGCCCTCCTGATAACAGGTCTCTACTTCATAAACACGGGACTTGACGAGGTTTTCAATCCGAGGCTTAGGAGGGGTGGTGAATGA
- a CDS encoding ABC transporter permease, translated as MKRYLTRKILIYILTFFFAVTIDWAIPRFMPGDPVAVLLSRFATLPNVAEHLHSYFIQAFGLDKPLWEQYISFWNALLHGDLGISIYYYPKPVAEIIKSALPYDIALLVPSIVLSWIVGNWLGALAGKNRKMDSYLMPVFYFLTASPYFWFAIVLAYLLGVKLDLFPVSGAYSYGIIPSLSWAFIKDFLHHWTLPFLSLFLVQLGGWAIGMRNMIIYEIEADYAHYLEALGSSERLILKHAFRNAMLPQVTGLALQLGLIVAGALTTEVVFSYPGIGYVLMQGILNQDYFLIQGCFLMIILNVLVANFVIDLLYVVIDPRVKYSYTGGE; from the coding sequence ATAAAGAGGTACCTCACCAGAAAGATTTTGATTTACATACTCACGTTTTTCTTCGCGGTCACCATAGACTGGGCCATCCCGAGGTTCATGCCGGGGGATCCGGTGGCAGTGCTTTTGTCGAGGTTTGCAACCCTGCCGAACGTTGCCGAACACCTTCACTCCTACTTCATTCAGGCCTTCGGTCTGGATAAACCCCTTTGGGAGCAGTACATTTCGTTCTGGAACGCCCTTCTACACGGCGATTTGGGTATAAGCATTTACTACTACCCAAAACCCGTTGCTGAAATCATAAAGAGTGCCCTTCCCTATGATATTGCACTTCTCGTGCCTTCAATTGTCCTCAGCTGGATAGTCGGAAACTGGCTGGGGGCCCTGGCCGGTAAGAACAGGAAGATGGACTCCTACCTAATGCCGGTCTTCTACTTCCTGACAGCTTCACCCTACTTCTGGTTTGCTATAGTCTTAGCTTACCTTCTGGGTGTTAAGCTGGATTTATTCCCGGTTTCAGGGGCGTACAGCTACGGGATAATACCCTCACTGAGCTGGGCGTTTATCAAGGACTTCCTGCACCACTGGACGCTCCCGTTCCTGAGCCTCTTCCTCGTCCAGCTTGGAGGCTGGGCGATAGGAATGAGGAACATGATAATCTATGAGATAGAGGCGGACTACGCGCACTACCTTGAGGCCCTGGGTTCCTCGGAGAGGCTTATACTCAAGCACGCCTTCAGAAACGCAATGCTCCCACAGGTCACTGGACTTGCACTCCAGCTCGGTCTCATCGTTGCAGGTGCACTGACCACGGAGGTCGTATTCTCTTATCCGGGAATTGGTTACGTACTGATGCAGGGCATACTCAACCAGGATTACTTCCTCATACAGGGCTGCTTCCTGATGATAATCCTGAACGTCCTCGTTGCCAACTTCGTGATAGACCTCCTGTACGTTGTCATAGATCCGAGGGTCAAGTACTCCTACACGGGGGGAGAGTGA
- a CDS encoding ABC transporter substrate-binding protein yields the protein MNRGVGVVSMKKLLGAIIALVVFANVLSSGYVRAEELPRDETLYVGGGLWSQPNNFNPLTPWAAVTGTIGLLYETMFIYDPLNDKLEPWLAESGQWVSDNTYEVKLREGLKWQDGKPLTADDVKFTFDIAKENGGVGWAPIWDWLSEVKVVDDRTVQFVFSQPHYEEWTYWLYNVPIVPKHIWESIEDPISYANTENPVGSGMYKLYKTDEMRAIWIRNDDWWGTKVFGKPAPKYIVYVIVYSNNVALSMLVKGDLDWSNFFIPGVPDVKSTYNIVTWYDDKPYHLPANTAFLFLNTQKEPLNNPDFRRALAYAINPEEIAARAQQNQVLPADPTGLLPVPVFEKIKAKDLEEKYGWKYDPEKAIQILDSLGFKDVNGDGYREFPDGSPMKFEIIVPYGWTDWMEMIRIISEQLAAVGIRAEPKFPDYSKYWEDLTKGTFDMAINNFGSQVYATPWQWFNWVLYPDVTSVGEPSYSGNWGRYKNDRVTELLELINTEKDENKKLQYYRELQEIMLKEVPAIPIVYNGAWFEASPAHWTNWPTEKNPYAYPISWNNYWQMGGLKVLLGIKPVKSSTTSQTTTTSSSEGGGICGPAVLVGLAVVPLLLRKRKR from the coding sequence ATGAACAGGGGGGTCGGGGTGGTGTCTATGAAGAAACTGTTGGGTGCTATAATAGCCCTGGTGGTGTTTGCAAACGTCTTGAGCTCCGGATACGTCCGTGCCGAGGAACTACCGAGGGACGAAACCCTGTACGTGGGTGGTGGCCTTTGGAGCCAGCCAAACAACTTCAACCCGCTGACCCCGTGGGCCGCAGTTACCGGAACTATAGGACTTCTCTACGAGACGATGTTTATTTACGACCCGCTGAACGACAAGCTTGAGCCCTGGCTTGCCGAATCCGGCCAGTGGGTAAGCGACAACACCTACGAAGTGAAGCTCAGGGAGGGCCTTAAGTGGCAGGACGGAAAGCCGCTGACCGCTGATGACGTGAAGTTCACCTTTGACATTGCCAAGGAAAACGGCGGCGTTGGGTGGGCCCCGATATGGGACTGGCTCAGCGAAGTAAAGGTCGTGGACGACAGAACAGTTCAGTTCGTCTTCAGCCAGCCCCACTACGAGGAGTGGACCTACTGGCTGTACAACGTTCCGATAGTTCCAAAGCACATATGGGAGAGCATTGAAGATCCGATTTCCTACGCCAACACCGAAAACCCAGTGGGTTCGGGTATGTACAAGCTTTACAAGACCGACGAGATGAGGGCTATCTGGATTAGGAACGACGACTGGTGGGGAACCAAGGTATTTGGTAAGCCCGCTCCGAAGTACATCGTTTACGTCATAGTCTACAGCAACAACGTTGCTCTCTCGATGCTTGTTAAGGGCGATCTTGACTGGAGCAACTTCTTCATCCCGGGTGTCCCAGATGTCAAGAGCACTTACAACATAGTGACTTGGTACGATGACAAGCCCTATCACCTTCCAGCCAACACCGCGTTCCTCTTCCTGAACACTCAGAAGGAACCCCTCAACAACCCGGACTTTAGAAGGGCACTTGCCTATGCGATAAACCCCGAGGAAATTGCCGCGAGGGCTCAGCAGAATCAGGTTCTGCCTGCTGACCCAACTGGACTCCTACCTGTTCCGGTGTTTGAAAAGATAAAGGCAAAGGACCTTGAGGAGAAGTACGGCTGGAAGTACGATCCCGAGAAGGCTATTCAGATACTCGATAGCCTCGGCTTCAAGGATGTGAACGGCGACGGCTACAGGGAGTTCCCGGACGGTAGTCCAATGAAGTTCGAGATAATAGTCCCATACGGATGGACCGACTGGATGGAGATGATCAGGATCATCAGCGAGCAGCTTGCAGCAGTCGGAATACGCGCGGAGCCCAAGTTCCCGGATTACAGCAAGTACTGGGAGGACCTGACCAAGGGCACTTTTGACATGGCGATCAACAACTTCGGAAGCCAGGTTTACGCCACGCCCTGGCAGTGGTTCAACTGGGTTCTCTACCCGGACGTTACCTCCGTTGGGGAGCCATCCTACTCAGGGAACTGGGGCAGGTACAAGAACGACAGGGTAACCGAGCTCCTTGAGCTAATAAACACCGAGAAGGACGAGAACAAGAAACTCCAGTACTACAGGGAGCTCCAGGAAATAATGCTCAAGGAAGTGCCAGCTATCCCGATAGTTTACAACGGTGCCTGGTTCGAGGCCAGCCCTGCCCACTGGACAAACTGGCCTACCGAGAAGAACCCGTACGCTTATCCGATAAGCTGGAACAACTACTGGCAGATGGGCGGCTTAAAGGTCCTCCTTGGCATAAAGCCCGTTAAGAGCAGCACAACCTCCCAGACAACAACTACTTCATCCAGCGAAGGTGGAGGCATCTGCGGTCCGGCAGTGCTCGTGGGACTTGCAGTCGTCCCGCTTCTCCTCAGAAAGAGGAAGAGGTGA
- the bgaS gene encoding beta-galactosidase BgaS produces the protein MLPEEFLWGVGQSSFQFEMGDKLRRHIDPNTDWWKWVRDPFNIKKELVSGDLPEDGINNYELFENDHKLARGLGLNTYRIGIEWSRIFPWPTWTVDTEVEFDTYGLIKDVKIDKSTLAELDRLANKEEVLHYRRVIQHLRELGFKVFVNLNHFTLPIWLHDPIVAREKALTNDRIGWVSQRAVVEFAKYAAYIAHALGDLVDTWSTFNEPMVVVELGYLAPYSGFPPGVMNPEAAKLAILNMINAHALAYKMIKRFDTKKADNDSKSPADVGIIYNNIGVAYPKDSNDPKDVKAAENDNYFHSGLFFDAIHKGKLNIDFDGENFVKVRHLKGNDWIGLNYYTREVVRYSEPKFPSIPLISFKGVPNYGYSCRPGTTSADGMPVSDIGWEVYPQGIYDSIVEATKYGVPVYVTENGVADSADTLRPYYIVSHVSKIEEAIENGYPVKGYMYWALTDNYEWALGFSMRFGLYKVDLISKERIPRERSVEIYRRIVQSNGVPQDLKEEFLKGGEK, from the coding sequence ATGCTACCGGAAGAATTCCTGTGGGGCGTTGGGCAGTCGAGCTTTCAGTTCGAAATGGGCGACAAGCTCAGGAGGCACATTGACCCGAACACCGACTGGTGGAAGTGGGTTCGTGACCCTTTTAACATAAAAAAGGAGCTTGTGAGTGGAGACCTTCCAGAGGACGGCATCAACAACTACGAACTTTTTGAGAATGACCACAAGCTCGCCAGAGGCCTCGGCCTCAACACCTACAGGATTGGAATAGAGTGGAGCAGAATCTTTCCCTGGCCGACGTGGACGGTCGATACCGAGGTTGAGTTCGACACTTACGGGCTAATAAAGGACGTTAAGATAGACAAGTCCACCCTTGCGGAGCTCGACAGACTGGCCAACAAGGAGGAAGTCCTGCATTACAGGCGCGTCATTCAGCACTTAAGGGAGCTCGGCTTCAAGGTTTTTGTGAACCTCAACCACTTCACGCTTCCAATCTGGCTCCACGACCCCATAGTGGCAAGGGAGAAGGCCCTTACCAACGACAGGATCGGCTGGGTCTCCCAGAGGGCGGTTGTTGAGTTTGCTAAGTATGCCGCTTACATTGCTCATGCGCTCGGAGACCTCGTGGACACCTGGAGCACCTTCAACGAACCGATGGTCGTCGTTGAGCTCGGCTACCTCGCCCCCTACTCAGGATTTCCTCCCGGTGTTATGAACCCGGAGGCGGCGAAGCTGGCGATCCTCAACATGATAAACGCCCACGCTTTGGCCTATAAGATGATAAAGAGGTTCGACACCAAGAAGGCCGATAATGACAGTAAGTCCCCAGCGGACGTTGGCATAATTTACAACAACATCGGCGTTGCATATCCAAAGGACTCCAACGATCCCAAGGATGTTAAAGCCGCCGAAAACGACAACTACTTCCACAGCGGACTGTTCTTTGATGCCATCCATAAGGGGAAGCTCAACATCGACTTCGACGGCGAAAACTTTGTAAAAGTTAGGCACTTAAAGGGCAATGATTGGATAGGCCTAAACTACTACACCCGCGAGGTCGTCAGGTATTCGGAGCCCAAGTTCCCGAGTATACCCCTAATATCGTTCAAGGGCGTTCCCAACTACGGCTACTCCTGCAGACCTGGCACAACCTCCGCCGATGGCATGCCCGTCAGCGACATAGGCTGGGAGGTCTATCCCCAGGGCATCTACGACTCGATAGTCGAGGCCACCAAGTATGGCGTCCCGGTTTACGTCACCGAGAACGGCGTTGCGGATTCAGCGGACACACTGAGGCCCTACTACATAGTCAGCCACGTCTCAAAGATAGAGGAAGCCATTGAGAATGGATACCCCGTAAAAGGCTACATGTACTGGGCGCTTACCGACAACTACGAGTGGGCCCTCGGCTTCAGCATGAGGTTTGGCCTCTACAAGGTCGACCTTATCTCCAAGGAGAGGATTCCGAGGGAGAGGAGCGTTGAGATATATCGGAGGATAGTTCAGTCCAACGGGGTTCCTCAAGACCTCAAAGAGGAGTTCCTTAAAGGTGGGGAGAAATGA
- a CDS encoding type II toxin-antitoxin system VapC family toxin, which translates to MRRLPKRVVFDPQALIEINRRRNRDILEFILAEFEVFVPFPSLHAYFLGKAYLGRNVEEDLSRFEEIYRTTYPDRELLIKLVNIEASLIKEGVFMSLEDLLTGVSAIMVEALLVSTEPERFKPLKKYGLDCVGLEKFFEEVGELAREEIKKKKSGAKESTVK; encoded by the coding sequence ATGAGAAGACTTCCCAAGAGGGTGGTCTTTGATCCGCAAGCCCTCATCGAGATAAACAGGAGACGAAACAGGGACATCCTGGAGTTCATACTGGCCGAGTTCGAAGTCTTCGTGCCTTTCCCCTCTCTACATGCCTATTTTCTCGGGAAGGCCTACCTGGGCCGCAACGTTGAGGAGGATCTCTCCAGGTTTGAGGAGATCTACCGGACCACATATCCTGATAGGGAGCTTTTGATAAAACTCGTGAATATAGAGGCCTCCCTCATAAAAGAGGGAGTTTTCATGTCTCTCGAGGACCTATTAACGGGTGTTTCCGCAATAATGGTCGAGGCCCTCCTGGTTTCCACGGAACCGGAGAGGTTCAAGCCCCTCAAAAAGTACGGCCTCGACTGCGTGGGTCTTGAGAAGTTCTTTGAGGAAGTCGGCGAGCTGGCGAGGGAGGAGATAAAGAAAAAGAAATCGGGGGCAAAGGAAAGCACCGTTAAATAA
- a CDS encoding MFS transporter, whose amino-acid sequence MERRRLVGIALLVVSAFTGTLAFRLATPAIAFYTRDTLSASMLAVSIVSMSFVLARAFSSVFGGLLLEKRKSLLHIGGIAMMGNALAVHLYPLTSNWIQVAGIKLLNGFLNGLSWPMAQFVVAVATPREIRARVTAVYFFFGSIASLLGNYIYAYTIDFGLSGQMWISSVFFVLTGLIMIIAYILLSDWIVPKREKKSSQGPSLDPRKVLVIASLMAVIVAFTSGEITYVYVSEALGLEKATTATLLGWVDFFASLLSYFSSWFADKVSEVGMVKLTAVLAGISPLLAAVKTSFTVFLGIFLALFAFQSFRPISRKVLASYHRSSLAIGGVNGVQNLSTFLGGVFFGLAYSIGEIHVGVTLNGALLAFTPVSVILLLKASAIR is encoded by the coding sequence ATGGAGCGGAGAAGACTCGTAGGCATTGCCCTGCTCGTGGTCTCAGCATTCACAGGAACCCTCGCCTTTCGCCTTGCCACACCCGCCATAGCCTTCTACACGAGGGACACGCTCAGCGCGAGCATGCTGGCGGTTTCCATAGTTTCCATGTCCTTCGTTTTGGCCAGAGCTTTTTCCTCGGTGTTCGGTGGCCTCCTCCTTGAGAAGAGGAAGTCCCTCCTCCACATCGGCGGAATTGCCATGATGGGGAATGCGCTGGCCGTTCACCTCTACCCTCTCACCTCAAACTGGATTCAGGTCGCTGGAATAAAGCTCCTCAACGGCTTTCTCAACGGCCTCAGCTGGCCCATGGCCCAGTTCGTCGTTGCCGTGGCGACTCCACGGGAGATACGTGCGAGAGTTACGGCCGTTTACTTCTTCTTCGGCAGCATCGCTTCCCTCCTCGGCAATTATATTTACGCCTACACGATAGATTTTGGACTTTCTGGCCAGATGTGGATATCTTCTGTCTTCTTTGTGCTGACCGGACTGATAATGATAATCGCCTACATCCTCCTCTCTGACTGGATAGTACCGAAAAGGGAGAAAAAGAGCTCTCAGGGGCCTTCCCTTGACCCAAGAAAAGTCCTCGTGATAGCTTCCTTGATGGCAGTCATAGTGGCGTTTACCTCGGGAGAGATAACGTACGTCTACGTCTCCGAGGCCCTTGGGCTGGAAAAGGCAACTACCGCGACCCTACTGGGGTGGGTTGACTTCTTCGCATCTTTACTCAGCTACTTCTCCTCTTGGTTTGCGGATAAGGTCAGCGAGGTTGGGATGGTAAAGCTGACGGCCGTACTTGCCGGGATTTCGCCGCTCCTCGCGGCCGTTAAAACATCGTTCACCGTTTTCCTCGGGATATTTCTAGCTCTCTTCGCCTTCCAGAGTTTCAGGCCCATATCCAGAAAGGTACTCGCCAGCTACCACCGCTCTTCCCTGGCCATAGGCGGGGTTAACGGCGTTCAGAACCTCTCGACTTTCCTTGGAGGGGTTTTCTTTGGCCTTGCGTATTCAATAGGGGAAATCCACGTTGGGGTTACCTTGAACGGGGCGCTCCTGGCGTTTACGCCGGTCTCAGTGATTCTACTCCTTAAGGCGTCTGCCATTAGGTGA